Proteins encoded together in one Larus michahellis chromosome 4, bLarMic1.1, whole genome shotgun sequence window:
- the IL34 gene encoding interleukin-34 isoform X2, whose amino-acid sequence MAWDTARTPPTPPPPPRRAWGHGVGTRPGRVCVGTRYAGPSWGRGMVPLHGDTVWDTMRGHGTATPSPPPPHTWGHGVGTRPGHVCVGRWHVGPLAWGSGMGTWDGPFTWGHGMGTWHGCLPCGAWHGDTAWPPLHRGGGGQDTMGGTGHTGWVSCVLGRGRVPFHVPHCVGTQQAPRPPTFAWGHAVAQGHAMDPFPWGDGRGDMAQPPLQGRGDTTRPPLPPGPFSNPQRSLAELPLRPDKLIAGITVLGRAPVPPPPPTPGLEIPWGRRRGKPWQPCPERGTDTHGHPQPSGATRGTRGAVPIPRPPGPGVGALPGGLQPRHPPALGLQPGLSPPRSPLAVQEGGVPHPPGSASLPAPRDGPGTCCLPAASRRGEASGDGRGGGLTPHPWQGTTARGYRRAAQRPGPAPVPRPPAAHTPAPQAPGEPRPCRCSRGGGAPPTAAVDMQPGYAAVLCVLAVLGLEAAAPGECELSRLLQDKLQYEMRLQYMKHNFPIDYTVQVQYEEVLRPSNITRLRNGTVSEAALRYLWFHVSSQAVLRIREVLPEKHPSWKYTQELGQLFDALGKEYSKYRQTDVEAVVADLVKLVHSAGAESRRKAVRPKALLDNCLKVMRMLYGAPCRWEST is encoded by the exons ATGGCGTGGGACACGGCGCGgacaccccccactccccccccaccaccacgcCGTGCGTGGGGACACGGCGTGGGGACACGGCCCGGGCGCGTGTGCGTGGGGACACGGTACGCGGGTCCCTCGTGGGGGCGTGGGATGGTCCCTTTGCACGGGGACACAGTATGGGACACGATGCGGGGACATGGTACGgccaccccctctcccccccccccccacacgtGGGGACACGGTGTGGGGACACGGCCCGGCCACGTTTGCGTGGGGAGATGGCACGTGGGTCCCTTGGCGTGGGGAagtggcatggggacatgggatggTCCCTTCACGTGGGGACACGGCATGGGGACATGGCATGGCTGCCTTCCCTGTGGGGCATGGCATGGGGACACAGCATGGCCCCCTTTgcacaggggtggggggggacaggacaccatgggggggacaggacacACCGGGTGGGTCTCTTGTGTGCTGGGACGTGGCAGGGTGCCCTTCCATGTGCCACACTGTGTGGGGACACAAcaggccccccgcccccccacttTTGCCTGGGGACATGCTGTGGCACAAGGGCACGCTATGGACCCCTTCCCCTGGGGTGACGGGCGTGGGGACATGGCACAGCCCCCTTTGCAGGGGCGTGGGGACACGACAcgtccccctctgccccccggccCCTTCTCCAACCCCCAGCGCTCCTTGGCTGAGCTCCCGCTGAGGCCGGACAAACTCATTGCTGGGATAACGGTGCTGGGCCGggcccccgtccccccacccccccccacccccggcctggAAATCCCCTGGGGGCGGCGCCGGGGGAAGCCCTGGCAGCCCTGTCCTGAACGGGGCACAGACACCCACGGCCACCCGCAGCCCTCGGGGGCCACCCGGGGCACACGTGGGGCCGTCCCTATCCCGCGGCCCCCCGGGCCCGGAGTGGGTGCcctccctggggggctgcagcccaggcacccgcctgccctggggctgcagccggggCTCTCTCCCCCCAGATCCCCTCTTGCAGTGCAGGAGGGGGGGGTCCCGCACCCCCCCGGGAGCGCGTCCCTGCCGGCACCCCGTGATGGCCCCGGGACCTGCTGCCTCCCCGCAGCCAGCCGGAGAGGAGAAGCCAGCGGGGATGGCCGGGGAGGGGGACTGACCCCCCATCCATGGCAGGGGACAACCGCCCGGGGCTACCGGAGAGCAGCCCAGCGCCCGGGGCCTGCACCCGTCCCTCGCCCCCCCGCCGCGCACACCCCAGCCCCGCAGGCTCCCGGCGAGCCCCGGCCATGTAGGtgcagccggggtgggggggctccaCCAACGGCCGCCGTCGACATGCAGCCGGGCTATGCGGCCGTCCTGT GTGTCCTGgccgtgctggggctggaggctgctgcgCCGGGAGAATGCGAGCTCAGCCGCCTGCTGCAGGACAAGCTGCAGTACGAGATGCGCCTGCAGTACATG AAACACAACTTCCCCATCGACTACACGGTCCAGGTCCAGTACGAAGAGGTGCTGAGGCCATCCAACATCACCCGCCTG CGCAACGGGACGGTGTCGGAGGCGGCACTGCGGTACCTCTGGTTCCACGTCAGCTCCCAGGCGGTGCTGCGGATCCGTGAGGTGCTGCCAGAGAAGCACCCATCCTGGAAGTACACCCAGGAGCTGGGCCAGCTCTTCGACGCCCTGGGCAAGGAGTACAGCAAGTACCGGCAG